In one window of Methanoregula sp. DNA:
- a CDS encoding CBS domain-containing protein gives MFARDVMTAPVFFISPDATVAHARNLMVRHKISRILVMEEQKLTGILTKKDIAYRLKQGEPAWRRRPLDRIPVGALATENPVTVDPGTGIEKIAKLFTEKNISSVPVVEAGSVVGIITKTDLMKSVLVRRLSLPVRDVMEDVVTVSRYHSLDHVISVMRERNDKVLVMDDDGKPAGIITETNLAFYEDEPKISGVVGKDVAITRRDKADGAGGQGSLMVASVTAEDVMTSPVITVPAKTRLPDAIALMDRHHVNSLVVMENNTISGIIKRDDIIKEVAK, from the coding sequence ATGTTCGCACGCGACGTAATGACCGCACCGGTCTTTTTCATCTCTCCTGACGCAACCGTAGCCCATGCCCGGAACCTGATGGTGCGGCACAAGATATCCCGCATCCTGGTCATGGAAGAGCAGAAACTGACCGGAATACTCACAAAAAAGGATATTGCCTACCGCCTGAAGCAGGGCGAACCGGCATGGAGGCGGCGCCCGCTCGACCGGATCCCGGTGGGCGCCCTTGCCACTGAAAACCCCGTGACTGTCGATCCCGGTACCGGGATCGAGAAGATCGCTAAGCTGTTTACCGAGAAGAATATCAGCAGCGTTCCGGTGGTTGAAGCAGGATCCGTTGTGGGGATCATCACCAAGACTGATCTGATGAAATCCGTCCTTGTCCGGCGCCTGAGCCTCCCGGTCCGGGACGTGATGGAGGATGTGGTGACGGTCAGCCGCTACCATTCGCTCGATCATGTGATCAGCGTGATGCGGGAACGCAATGACAAGGTGCTGGTGATGGACGATGATGGCAAGCCTGCCGGAATCATCACGGAAACGAACCTTGCATTCTATGAAGATGAGCCCAAGATTTCAGGTGTGGTTGGAAAAGACGTAGCAATAACGAGACGTGACAAAGCGGACGGGGCAGGCGGGCAGGGCTCGCTCATGGTCGCCTCGGTGACTGCAGAAGACGTGATGACCAGTCCCGTGATCACGGTACCTGCAAAAACCCGGCTCCCCGACGCTATCGCACTGATGGACAGACATCATGTCAACAGCCTTGTTGTCATGGAGAACAACACGATTTCCGGGATCATAAAACGCGATGATATTATAAAGGAAGTGGCGAAATGA
- a CDS encoding CBS domain-containing protein, producing the protein MTKEVFIKDVMVKPTTIAKSAKITEALDKMLAEGIDPLIAVNNNSVIGTVSRQAIAAKLGSKQNSDIAPTSIHVSSVIEEDFTSVYPDESVNVLVPLLQRYKLVVVYDGDHKLIGQVSAVDLLKKVKPENGMDDVVEKAVTIEANERVVHLRRRMLDDNITRFVVTEHDKFTGIVTETDVAVAMRKFRESVDDNHQDHRIRNLLVKDIMSAPLLSVERTATVSGVIDTMVKKNISSIAVMDKGKLFGLITRRSLINAM; encoded by the coding sequence ATGACAAAAGAAGTTTTTATCAAAGATGTAATGGTAAAACCGACTACCATAGCCAAATCGGCCAAGATCACCGAAGCGCTCGATAAGATGCTGGCAGAAGGGATCGACCCCCTGATAGCCGTTAATAATAACTCTGTAATCGGCACCGTATCCAGGCAGGCAATCGCCGCGAAGCTGGGGAGCAAGCAGAACTCCGATATCGCCCCGACTTCAATCCATGTATCAAGTGTAATTGAGGAAGACTTCACCAGTGTCTATCCTGATGAGAGTGTCAATGTGCTCGTCCCCCTGCTCCAGCGCTACAAACTGGTTGTGGTATATGACGGGGATCACAAACTCATCGGCCAGGTTAGTGCCGTTGACCTGCTCAAGAAAGTCAAGCCGGAGAACGGGATGGATGATGTGGTAGAAAAGGCCGTCACCATCGAAGCAAACGAACGGGTAGTCCACCTGCGGCGCCGGATGCTGGATGACAACATCACCCGGTTCGTGGTTACGGAGCACGATAAGTTCACCGGCATTGTCACCGAGACGGATGTAGCGGTTGCGATGCGCAAGTTCCGCGAATCGGTTGATGACAACCACCAGGACCACCGGATCCGGAACCTGCTTGTCAAGGACATCATGAGCGCTCCGCTCTTATCAGTGGAACGTACGGCTACCGTCTCCGGGGTTATCGATACGATGGTAAAAAAGAACATCAGCTCGATAGCAGTGATGGACAAGGGCAAACTCTTCGGTCTCATCACCCGCAGATCGCTGATCAATGCGATGTAG